A region from the Marinobacter sp. SS13-12 genome encodes:
- the flhA gene encoding flagellar biosynthesis protein FlhA, translating to MDRAFVLNNVKSLTRGNLGVPIMLMGLLGMMILPMPAFMLDVFFTFNITLSIVILLVCVYALRPMEFASFPTVLLVATLLRLALNVASTRIVLLNGHEGGDAAGKVIESFGAVLIGGNYAVGLVVFAILMIINFLVVTKGAGRVSEVSARFTLDAMPGKQMAIDADLNAGLINQDEAKHRRSEIAQEADFYGSMDGASKFVKGDAVAGLLILAINLIGGIAIGMVQHGLDFGTATQNYALLTIGDGLVAQIPSLLLSTSAAIMVTRVTSSQDMGGQILQQMFNAPKALGIAAVILVILGLIPGMPHIAFLGLGAISGGIAWYIWQQERQTIEEEGVFPVRGGGARPTGRDIPSVGDGGDQGAQLPAPGETRELGWDDVATVDIVGLEVGYRLIPLVDKSQGGQLLSRIKGVRKKLSQDMGFLMPSVHIRDNLDLMPNVYRITLMGVTIAEAEIHPDRELAIDPGQVFGKIEGIEGKDPAFGLDASWIEPDKKDQAQTLGYTVVDASTVVATHLNQILQKHAHELLGHEEVQKWLDQLEKVSPKLAEELVPTTVSISLLLKVLQSLLKEEVPIRDMRSIAEAIVNVHPKSQDPKLLTTVARQSLRRMIVQSICGNDSEIPVITLDPDLEQLLLKSMQQSQQSGGQEDIGLVLEPNMVEKLQRSLQDSVQRQEMLGKPAILLVSGPLRPVLAKFASFGVERLHVLSYQEIPDNKQITIVASVGQ from the coding sequence ATGGACCGAGCGTTTGTCCTCAATAATGTCAAATCCCTGACGCGGGGTAATCTGGGCGTACCCATCATGCTGATGGGACTGCTGGGCATGATGATACTGCCCATGCCGGCATTCATGCTGGACGTGTTTTTTACCTTCAACATCACTCTCTCCATCGTGATATTGCTGGTGTGCGTGTACGCCCTGCGCCCTATGGAATTTGCGTCCTTTCCCACGGTATTGCTGGTGGCCACGCTGCTCAGGTTGGCGCTCAACGTTGCGTCCACCCGGATCGTACTGCTCAATGGCCATGAAGGCGGGGACGCTGCCGGTAAAGTCATCGAATCCTTCGGGGCGGTGCTGATCGGTGGTAACTACGCGGTTGGCCTGGTGGTGTTTGCCATCCTCATGATCATCAACTTCCTAGTGGTTACCAAAGGTGCCGGCCGGGTCTCGGAGGTCAGTGCGCGGTTTACCCTGGATGCCATGCCCGGCAAACAGATGGCCATAGATGCGGATCTCAATGCCGGCCTGATCAACCAGGACGAGGCCAAGCACCGTCGATCCGAGATCGCCCAGGAAGCCGATTTCTACGGGTCCATGGACGGTGCCAGCAAGTTCGTCAAGGGCGACGCCGTCGCCGGCTTGCTGATTCTCGCCATCAACCTGATTGGCGGTATCGCCATCGGTATGGTGCAGCACGGCCTGGATTTTGGTACCGCCACCCAGAACTACGCGCTGTTGACCATTGGTGACGGTCTGGTGGCGCAGATTCCGTCGCTGTTGCTGTCGACGTCTGCCGCCATCATGGTTACCCGCGTAACCTCCAGCCAGGATATGGGTGGGCAGATACTCCAGCAGATGTTCAATGCGCCCAAGGCCCTGGGTATTGCGGCGGTGATTCTGGTCATTCTCGGCCTGATTCCGGGCATGCCTCACATCGCCTTTCTCGGTCTTGGCGCCATTTCCGGTGGCATTGCATGGTATATCTGGCAGCAGGAGCGCCAGACCATTGAGGAAGAGGGGGTGTTTCCGGTCAGGGGCGGCGGCGCAAGACCGACTGGCCGGGATATTCCCTCCGTTGGTGATGGTGGGGACCAGGGTGCCCAGCTTCCGGCGCCGGGTGAGACACGTGAGCTGGGCTGGGATGATGTGGCGACGGTGGACATCGTTGGCCTGGAGGTCGGCTACCGTCTGATTCCCCTGGTGGACAAATCCCAGGGTGGTCAGCTGCTGAGCCGGATCAAGGGTGTGCGCAAGAAGCTCTCCCAGGATATGGGGTTCCTGATGCCCTCGGTTCACATCCGCGACAACCTCGACCTGATGCCCAACGTGTACCGCATTACCCTGATGGGCGTGACCATCGCCGAGGCCGAAATCCATCCGGACCGGGAGCTGGCCATCGATCCCGGCCAGGTGTTTGGCAAGATCGAAGGTATTGAGGGCAAGGACCCCGCCTTTGGTCTGGATGCCAGCTGGATAGAGCCGGACAAGAAGGACCAGGCGCAGACCCTGGGCTATACCGTGGTGGATGCCAGTACCGTAGTGGCCACACACCTCAACCAGATCCTCCAGAAGCACGCCCATGAATTGCTGGGTCACGAGGAGGTCCAGAAATGGCTGGATCAGCTTGAAAAGGTGTCTCCGAAGCTGGCGGAAGAGCTGGTTCCCACCACCGTCTCCATCAGCCTGCTGTTGAAAGTGCTGCAGAGCCTGTTGAAGGAAGAGGTGCCAATCCGCGATATGCGCTCGATCGCCGAGGCCATCGTGAACGTACATCCGAAGAGCCAGGACCCGAAACTGCTGACCACGGTTGCCCGTCAGTCCCTGCGCCGGATGATTGTCCAGAGCATCTGTGGCAACGATTCCGAAATCCCGGTGATCACGCTGGATCCAGACCTGGAACAGTTATTGCTAAAGTCCATGCAGCAGAGTCAACAATCCGGCGGTCAGGAAGACATCGGGCTGGTGCTGGAACCGAATATGGTCGAGAAGCTCCAGCGTTCACTCCAGGACAGCGTCCAGCGCCAGGAGATGCTGGGCAAGCCGGCGATACTGCTGGTGTCCGGGCCGCTACGGCCGGTACTGGCAAAGTTTGCAAGTTTCGGGGTTGAGCGATTGCACGTGTTGTCGTACCAGGAAATACCGGATAACAAACAGATCACCATTGTGGCATCCGTTGGCCAGTAA
- the flhF gene encoding flagellar biosynthesis protein FlhF, translating into MKVKRFFAQSMAEALRQVRDQMGPDAVILSNRRVDGGVEIVTALDYDENMARQRLGDAAREATNGSRLAELQAEQHRRLEDELGRSRERIREVREKRSGAGSRNNGSDQGYASLAADAFGGSELTVEEPVSVNPGYSGELAQMRAEISSLRDLVGARRAAAEPEKTAVNAVQQRLAERLQEFGLGQELAGSLSRRHRAGRLEDGWKQSLKMLAAGVKTSRAEWPEEGGVYALVGPTGSGKTTTIGKLAAHYVLRHGADSLALVTTDRYRVAAHEQLFVFGRILNVPVRVVDETHSLDDILDELSDRHLVLIDTAGLTSTDKGYEEQLTELARSHHNIRTHLVVSATSQPRIMKSVWHCYKMANLTGCVMTKIDEALTLGESLGFVMETGLPVAYYTDGQKIPEDLHHAEPIPLVRLAVERLKKLQQQEAVAV; encoded by the coding sequence ATGAAAGTAAAACGGTTTTTTGCCCAGAGCATGGCAGAGGCGCTGCGCCAGGTGCGGGACCAGATGGGCCCCGATGCAGTGATTCTGTCCAATCGTCGTGTGGATGGTGGCGTCGAAATTGTGACAGCGCTGGATTATGACGAAAATATGGCGCGCCAACGGTTGGGAGATGCAGCCCGGGAAGCCACCAATGGATCCCGGCTGGCAGAACTCCAGGCGGAACAGCACCGCCGCCTGGAGGATGAGCTTGGCCGTTCCCGTGAGCGAATCCGCGAAGTCCGGGAAAAGCGCTCAGGGGCGGGCAGCCGCAATAATGGCTCGGATCAGGGTTATGCCAGTCTGGCGGCCGATGCTTTTGGCGGCAGCGAATTAACGGTGGAAGAGCCTGTTAGCGTGAACCCGGGCTATTCCGGTGAGCTGGCCCAGATGCGCGCTGAAATCAGCTCTCTCAGAGACCTGGTCGGTGCCCGTCGAGCGGCGGCCGAGCCTGAAAAAACGGCAGTGAATGCGGTGCAGCAACGGTTGGCGGAACGGCTGCAGGAATTCGGTCTGGGCCAGGAGCTTGCCGGTTCACTGTCCCGTCGCCACCGTGCCGGGCGTCTTGAAGATGGCTGGAAACAGTCGCTGAAAATGCTGGCAGCCGGCGTAAAAACCTCCCGGGCCGAGTGGCCCGAGGAGGGTGGCGTCTATGCCCTGGTGGGCCCCACAGGCTCTGGCAAGACCACCACCATCGGTAAGCTTGCGGCCCATTATGTACTGCGCCACGGAGCCGATTCCCTGGCATTGGTGACCACGGATCGCTACAGGGTGGCTGCCCACGAGCAACTGTTCGTGTTCGGGCGCATTCTGAATGTCCCGGTGCGGGTAGTGGATGAGACCCATTCACTGGATGATATTCTCGACGAATTGTCGGACCGCCACCTTGTGCTGATCGACACTGCAGGCCTGACCAGTACCGATAAAGGGTACGAGGAGCAACTCACGGAACTGGCCCGCAGTCATCACAATATTCGCACCCATCTGGTGGTTTCTGCGACCAGTCAGCCACGCATCATGAAATCCGTCTGGCATTGCTATAAGATGGCAAATCTCACAGGGTGTGTGATGACAAAAATTGATGAAGCACTGACCCTGGGAGAATCGCTGGGATTTGTTATGGAAACGGGATTGCCGGTTGCCTATTACACTGACGGCCAGAAGATCCCTGAAGACCTGCACCACGCCGAACCCATTCCGCTGGTGCGGCTGGCCGTGGAGAGGCTGAAAAAACTCCAGCAGCAAGAGGCGGTCGCTGTTTAA
- a CDS encoding MinD/ParA family protein — MSKPHPVQVIAISGGKGGVGKSNVAVNLGIALSQKGRRVVLLDADLGLGNIDVLLGITANRNIQDVIAGDCDLRDVLVSGPGGIRIVPASSGTQRMTQLSSLEHAGLINAFSELGDQIDVLIVDTAAGISDSVVSFLRASQELLLVVCDEPTSITDAYALIKLMNRDYGTNRFRILANQVRNEQEGRHLFEKLTRVTERFLDVALQYVGIVPYDEAVKKAVQRQRAVLDAYPRAKASLAIKSLADKVDNWPLPQSPRGHLEFFVERLVEV; from the coding sequence ATGAGCAAACCACATCCGGTACAGGTGATTGCGATTTCCGGCGGGAAGGGGGGCGTTGGCAAGAGTAACGTTGCGGTGAACCTCGGCATCGCCCTTTCGCAGAAAGGGCGGCGTGTCGTGCTGCTTGATGCCGATCTTGGTCTTGGCAATATTGACGTTTTGCTGGGGATTACCGCCAACCGGAACATCCAGGATGTTATTGCCGGTGACTGCGACCTGCGCGATGTGCTGGTCAGCGGTCCTGGCGGAATCAGGATTGTGCCAGCTTCCTCCGGTACCCAGCGCATGACCCAGCTGTCCTCGCTCGAGCACGCCGGGCTGATCAATGCCTTCAGCGAACTGGGCGACCAGATTGACGTTCTGATTGTGGATACCGCGGCCGGTATTTCCGATTCTGTGGTCAGCTTCCTGCGAGCCTCCCAGGAGTTGTTGCTGGTCGTATGCGATGAACCCACCTCCATCACCGACGCTTACGCCCTGATCAAACTGATGAACCGTGATTACGGCACTAACCGCTTCCGCATTCTGGCAAATCAGGTGCGTAACGAGCAGGAAGGCCGCCATCTGTTTGAAAAACTGACCAGAGTGACCGAGCGGTTTCTGGATGTAGCACTACAATATGTGGGTATAGTGCCTTACGACGAGGCCGTAAAAAAGGCGGTTCAACGCCAGCGCGCTGTGCTTGATGCCTATCCCCGTGCCAAGGCATCGCTTGCCATCAAGAGCCTGGCGGATAAAGTCGACAACTGGCCATTACCACAATCGCCCCGGGGGCATCTGGAATTTTTTGTGGAGCGGCTCGTCGAAGTCTGA
- a CDS encoding RNA polymerase sigma factor FliA, whose product MTLAKELGIYHRTGTQGPSQLVEEQAPLVKKIALHLMARLPASVQLEDLMQAGMIGLLEAAQRYSSTKGATFETYAGIRIRGAMVDEIRKGDWVPRSVHRNSRRIAKAIKAVEDRLGREALDWEVAEELGQSLDEYHSSLSDANSGRLFSLDELNESGDLPINEAETSDNPLEGLTSDNFRKNLAAAIGDLPEREKLVLGLYYQEELNLKEIGAVLGVSESRVSQIHSQAALRLRGRLSDWKQ is encoded by the coding sequence ATGACATTGGCGAAAGAACTTGGAATCTACCACCGGACCGGCACGCAGGGGCCCTCACAGCTTGTTGAGGAGCAGGCGCCGCTGGTCAAGAAAATCGCACTTCACCTGATGGCCCGGTTGCCGGCTTCGGTCCAGCTTGAGGACCTTATGCAGGCTGGTATGATCGGTTTGCTGGAAGCGGCCCAACGTTACAGCTCCACCAAGGGGGCTACCTTTGAAACCTATGCAGGCATCCGGATCCGCGGTGCCATGGTGGATGAGATCCGTAAGGGGGACTGGGTTCCCCGCTCCGTGCACAGAAACTCCCGCCGTATTGCCAAAGCTATCAAGGCCGTCGAGGACCGCTTGGGTCGTGAAGCCCTGGACTGGGAAGTCGCCGAGGAACTCGGCCAGAGCCTTGATGAATACCACTCCTCACTGAGCGATGCCAACAGTGGCCGACTTTTTAGCCTCGATGAGCTCAATGAATCCGGCGACCTGCCGATAAACGAAGCAGAGACCAGTGATAACCCACTGGAAGGCCTGACATCGGACAACTTCCGGAAGAACCTGGCCGCGGCCATTGGCGATCTGCCAGAGCGCGAGAAACTGGTGCTTGGTCTGTACTACCAGGAAGAACTGAACCTCAAGGAAATTGGCGCAGTTCTGGGTGTCAGCGAAAGCCGGGTGAGCCAGATCCACAGCCAGGCGGCACTTCGATTGCGGGGTCGGCTCTCCGACTGGAAGCAGTGA
- the cheY gene encoding chemotaxis response regulator CheY, translating into MDKNMKILIVDDFSTMRRIIKNLLRDLGFTNTDEADDGNTALPMLRSGKYDFLVTDWNMPGMSGLDLLKEVRADENLKTLPVLMVTAEAKRDQIVAAAQAGVNGYVVKPFTAAVLKEKIEKIFERIQ; encoded by the coding sequence TTGGACAAAAACATGAAAATCCTGATCGTGGATGATTTCTCCACCATGCGACGGATCATCAAGAACCTGCTTCGCGATCTTGGCTTTACCAACACCGATGAAGCGGATGATGGCAATACCGCACTGCCCATGCTCCGCAGTGGAAAATACGATTTTCTGGTTACCGACTGGAACATGCCGGGCATGTCCGGGCTGGACCTGCTCAAGGAAGTCAGGGCTGATGAGAACCTCAAGACCCTGCCGGTGCTCATGGTAACGGCCGAAGCCAAGCGGGATCAGATTGTGGCGGCGGCGCAGGCCGGGGTGAATGGCTACGTGGTCAAGCCGTTCACTGCAGCGGTCCTCAAGGAGAAGATTGAGAAGATCTTCGAGCGAATCCAGTAA
- a CDS encoding protein phosphatase CheZ yields the protein MSENDKNHQGLDPEITEKLRSQAAELAEQVNAGEYARAMTLINELSEVRDQSLYREVGRLTRSLHEAIRNFHVDPRNDEQSEALSKMTDASDRLEYVVQMTGKAANRTMDLVEEAMPRASAIRDEAAELRDEWQRLRRREMAPAEFRELYARIDTFFVSLNTDAGAMYENLSEILLAQDFQDLTGQVIQKVTTLVKEVEEHLLSLVVMASHVDQMTGTVHELDEKEKVSAEQGVGPQIKAEEREDVVSGQDDVDDLLSSLGF from the coding sequence ATGAGCGAAAATGACAAGAACCACCAGGGCCTCGACCCGGAGATTACGGAAAAGCTCCGTAGCCAGGCCGCTGAACTGGCTGAACAGGTCAATGCCGGAGAGTATGCCCGGGCCATGACCCTGATCAATGAGCTCAGCGAGGTAAGGGATCAGAGTCTGTACCGCGAGGTTGGCCGGCTGACCCGCAGCCTCCATGAGGCAATTCGCAACTTTCATGTCGATCCGCGTAATGATGAACAGTCCGAAGCGCTGTCAAAAATGACCGACGCGTCGGACCGCCTGGAATACGTGGTCCAGATGACGGGAAAGGCGGCTAACCGCACCATGGACCTGGTGGAAGAAGCCATGCCCCGGGCCAGCGCCATTCGTGATGAAGCGGCAGAGTTGAGGGACGAGTGGCAGAGGCTGCGCCGCCGTGAGATGGCGCCGGCAGAATTCCGCGAACTCTATGCCCGGATAGATACCTTTTTTGTCAGCCTCAATACCGATGCCGGCGCCATGTACGAGAACCTGTCGGAAATACTGCTGGCCCAGGATTTTCAGGACCTGACCGGCCAGGTCATCCAGAAGGTCACCACACTGGTCAAAGAGGTGGAGGAACATCTGCTGAGCCTGGTGGTGATGGCCAGCCATGTGGACCAGATGACCGGCACCGTGCACGAACTGGATGAGAAGGAAAAAGTATCGGCGGAGCAGGGTGTGGGGCCGCAGATAAAAGCCGAAGAGCGCGAAGATGTTGTATCGGGCCAGGACGATGTTGATGATCTTCTGTCCAGTCTTGGTTTCTGA
- a CDS encoding chemotaxis protein CheA, whose product MAFDADEEILQDFLVEAGEILEKLSEQLVDLEQHPDDSDLLNAIFRGFHTVKGGAGFLQLDALVRCCHSAENVFDILRNHKRKVDSELMDVVLEVLDHVNAMFEQVRHHEELTPAPDELIAALDALAKPAGAAAPAASAAAEPAEPATEAGSSDDNGDITDDEFEQLLDALEDEKNSAPATSGGGSPSAGGDDEISDDEFEALLDQLHGKGQFAGPPETGKADDQEPEKPEDAGNNDGEDLISDDEFEKLLDDLHGKGGSPTAETSGAAEAPADKKPAARPASTKPDKSSDNSDKPQAEGKAGATSAAPAMPSREANAPVAETSVRVDTKRLDDIMNMVGELVLVRNRLQRLGAQSEDEHMHKAVSNLDVVTTDLQSAVMATRMQPIKKVFGRFPRVVRDLARSLKKEINLEMHGEDTDLDKNLVEALSDPLVHLVRNSVDHGIEAPDVREKAGKPRQGKVTLSAEQEGDHILLFIEDDGAGMDPDVLRRKAVEKGIYEKDAADRLTNAECYNLIFAAGFSTKDQISDVSGRGVGMDVVKTKIGQLNGQLSVESELGKGSRIVIKVPLTLAIMPTLMIMLGDQSFALPLVNVVEIFHLDLSKKNIVDGRECIVVRDKVFPLFHIKRWLVKGAAGEPEPENAHVVIVAMGTRRVGFVVDQLVGQEEVVIKPLGRALQGTPGMAGATITGDGRIALIIDVPSLLQNYG is encoded by the coding sequence ATGGCGTTTGATGCCGATGAAGAGATCCTGCAGGACTTCCTTGTTGAAGCAGGCGAGATACTCGAAAAGCTGTCAGAGCAGCTTGTCGACCTTGAGCAACATCCGGATGACAGTGATCTGCTCAACGCCATTTTCCGTGGTTTTCATACGGTAAAAGGCGGTGCCGGCTTCCTTCAGTTGGATGCCCTGGTCCGCTGCTGCCATTCCGCGGAGAACGTGTTTGATATCCTGCGCAATCACAAGCGCAAGGTGGACTCTGAGCTGATGGACGTGGTGCTGGAAGTGCTGGACCATGTCAACGCCATGTTCGAACAGGTTCGTCACCATGAAGAACTGACGCCCGCTCCCGACGAACTGATTGCCGCCCTGGATGCGCTGGCGAAACCTGCGGGAGCAGCAGCCCCGGCAGCAAGCGCAGCGGCAGAGCCGGCAGAACCAGCGACGGAAGCAGGCTCAAGCGACGATAACGGTGATATCACCGACGACGAATTCGAACAACTGCTGGATGCCCTTGAAGACGAGAAAAACAGCGCCCCGGCCACATCCGGGGGAGGCAGCCCGTCTGCCGGCGGTGATGACGAAATCTCCGATGATGAATTTGAAGCACTGCTGGATCAGCTCCATGGCAAGGGCCAGTTCGCCGGCCCGCCAGAAACGGGTAAAGCTGATGATCAAGAGCCGGAGAAGCCTGAAGATGCCGGCAATAATGACGGTGAGGATCTGATTTCCGACGACGAGTTCGAGAAGCTGCTGGACGATCTGCACGGTAAGGGGGGTAGCCCCACGGCAGAAACTTCGGGCGCCGCTGAAGCCCCTGCCGACAAAAAACCGGCAGCCAGACCAGCCAGCACAAAGCCTGACAAATCGTCCGATAATTCTGACAAGCCGCAGGCAGAAGGCAAGGCCGGTGCCACGTCAGCCGCGCCCGCGATGCCATCCCGGGAGGCAAATGCTCCGGTCGCCGAGACCTCGGTACGGGTCGATACCAAGCGCCTTGATGACATCATGAACATGGTGGGTGAGCTGGTGCTGGTGCGTAACCGCCTGCAGCGCCTGGGTGCGCAGAGCGAAGACGAGCACATGCACAAGGCTGTCTCCAATCTGGATGTGGTCACCACGGACCTTCAGTCTGCCGTGATGGCAACGCGAATGCAGCCCATCAAGAAAGTGTTTGGTCGCTTCCCGCGGGTGGTTCGTGATCTGGCGCGGAGTCTCAAGAAGGAAATCAATCTTGAGATGCACGGCGAAGACACCGACCTGGACAAGAATCTCGTGGAGGCACTGTCCGATCCTCTGGTCCACCTGGTGCGCAACTCGGTTGACCATGGCATTGAAGCCCCCGATGTCCGTGAAAAAGCCGGGAAACCTCGGCAGGGTAAAGTAACTCTCTCCGCTGAGCAGGAGGGTGACCATATCCTGTTGTTTATCGAAGACGATGGCGCCGGTATGGACCCGGACGTGTTGCGGCGCAAAGCCGTTGAAAAGGGCATCTATGAAAAGGATGCTGCAGACCGGCTGACAAACGCAGAGTGCTACAACCTGATTTTTGCCGCCGGTTTTTCCACCAAGGACCAGATCTCCGATGTCTCCGGGCGTGGCGTTGGCATGGACGTGGTCAAGACCAAGATCGGGCAGCTCAACGGTCAGCTGAGTGTCGAATCCGAGCTGGGCAAAGGCTCGCGCATCGTCATCAAGGTACCGCTGACGCTGGCCATCATGCCCACCCTGATGATCATGCTCGGGGACCAGTCCTTCGCCTTGCCCCTGGTGAACGTGGTGGAGATTTTCCACCTGGATCTGAGCAAAAAGAACATCGTTGACGGCCGTGAATGTATTGTGGTCCGCGACAAGGTCTTCCCGTTGTTCCACATCAAGCGGTGGCTGGTGAAAGGCGCGGCGGGAGAGCCGGAGCCGGAGAACGCCCACGTGGTGATTGTCGCCATGGGCACCCGCCGCGTTGGCTTTGTGGTGGACCAGCTTGTTGGCCAGGAAGAGGTGGTAATCAAGCCTCTTGGCCGGGCCCTGCAGGGAACACCGGGTATGGCGGGTGCAACCATCACCGGTGACGGCCGTATTGCACTCATAATTGACGTTCCAAGCCTGCTGCAGAACTACGGCTGA
- a CDS encoding chemotaxis response regulator protein-glutamate methylesterase has product MTVSVLVVDDSGFFRKRLTEILTASGQIKVVGAATNGREGVELAAKLRPDVITMDYEMPVMDGISAVREIMKQHPTPVLMFSSLTYEGARVTLDALEAGAVDFLPKNFEEIARDSSQLQKILIDRIMDVAGSRPGAKSAPSPAAPPVSRPAAKERAAPVSSRPERGREAPRPAPEPQTPARNSSSRRGSAKHYSVVAIGTSTGGPVALQRVLTALPAGFPAPLVLIQHMPASFTPAFAERLNKLCQIEVRQAVDGDMLKPGLALLAPGGKQMMIENRGGQGRIRILPGDDRLNYKPCVDVTFGSLARSFPGKTLGVILTGMGADGKEGCRLMKQSGSDIWSQDEKTSVIYGMPMAVARAGLTDEVLALEDVGPRLVEGVS; this is encoded by the coding sequence ATGACGGTTTCTGTCCTGGTCGTTGATGATTCAGGGTTCTTCCGCAAACGACTGACGGAAATCCTGACCGCGTCCGGTCAGATCAAGGTAGTAGGCGCCGCTACAAACGGCCGCGAGGGCGTAGAGCTTGCTGCAAAGCTGCGCCCCGACGTTATCACCATGGACTACGAAATGCCGGTGATGGACGGAATCTCTGCGGTGCGGGAAATCATGAAGCAACACCCCACGCCGGTGCTGATGTTTTCGTCGCTGACCTACGAGGGCGCGCGGGTTACCCTGGATGCGCTGGAAGCCGGCGCTGTGGATTTTCTGCCCAAGAATTTCGAGGAAATTGCCAGAGACTCCAGCCAGCTGCAGAAGATACTGATCGATCGCATAATGGATGTGGCAGGCAGTCGGCCGGGGGCAAAATCCGCTCCGTCGCCTGCTGCCCCCCCGGTGTCGCGTCCTGCTGCAAAAGAACGCGCAGCACCTGTCAGTTCCCGTCCTGAGCGTGGTCGTGAAGCCCCACGGCCGGCACCGGAGCCGCAAACGCCCGCCCGGAACTCCTCCAGCCGCCGCGGATCCGCCAAGCATTACAGTGTGGTGGCCATTGGCACCTCGACCGGTGGCCCGGTTGCGCTTCAGCGTGTGCTGACAGCACTGCCGGCAGGCTTTCCGGCGCCGCTGGTACTGATCCAGCACATGCCCGCAAGTTTCACCCCCGCCTTCGCTGAACGGTTGAATAAGCTCTGTCAGATTGAGGTTCGCCAGGCTGTCGATGGCGACATGCTGAAACCGGGGCTGGCTCTGCTGGCGCCTGGTGGCAAGCAGATGATGATCGAAAACCGTGGTGGTCAGGGCCGGATACGTATCCTTCCCGGTGATGACCGTCTTAATTACAAGCCCTGTGTGGACGTCACCTTTGGTTCGCTGGCGCGTAGCTTCCCGGGCAAGACGCTGGGGGTGATTCTTACCGGCATGGGAGCGGATGGCAAGGAAGGCTGCCGGCTGATGAAGCAGAGCGGCTCCGATATCTGGTCGCAGGATGAGAAAACGTCGGTGATTTATGGCATGCCCATGGCGGTAGCCAGGGCCGGCCTGACGGACGAGGTCCTCGCCCTCGAGGACGTCGGCCCCCGCCTGGTTGAAGGGGTGAGCTGA
- a CDS encoding flagellar motor protein translates to MDILSLLGVILAFVAILGGNLLEGGAISSLFNGPAALIVIGGTVAATILQTSWPLLKRACSQARWVFFPPYVSLEDGIGKVIDWSVKARKQGLLGLEGLAEKESERFARKGLQLLVDGAETETIRSIMEVDLESREQRDLESARVFEAMGGYSPTIGIIGAVMGLIQVMTNLEDPQSLGSGIATAFVATIYGVALANLFFFPVANKLRGILRERTRYEDMMIDGIIAIAEGENPKSIELRLRGFL, encoded by the coding sequence ATGGATATTCTCAGCCTGTTGGGGGTTATTCTTGCGTTTGTGGCCATCCTTGGTGGAAACCTGCTGGAAGGCGGCGCAATCAGTTCCCTGTTCAACGGCCCGGCGGCGTTGATTGTTATCGGCGGAACAGTCGCAGCGACGATCCTCCAGACCTCCTGGCCGCTGCTGAAGCGGGCCTGTTCCCAGGCGCGGTGGGTGTTCTTTCCGCCCTATGTCAGCCTGGAAGACGGCATTGGCAAGGTCATTGACTGGAGCGTGAAAGCCCGCAAACAGGGGCTTTTGGGGCTGGAAGGACTGGCGGAGAAAGAATCCGAGCGTTTTGCCCGCAAGGGGCTGCAACTGCTGGTGGATGGTGCCGAAACCGAAACCATCCGCAGCATCATGGAAGTGGATCTGGAATCCCGGGAACAACGGGACCTGGAGTCCGCGCGGGTATTTGAGGCCATGGGGGGCTATTCCCCGACCATCGGCATCATTGGCGCGGTGATGGGGCTGATCCAGGTGATGACCAACCTGGAGGACCCCCAGTCACTCGGTAGCGGTATTGCGACGGCTTTCGTCGCCACCATCTACGGTGTGGCACTGGCCAACCTGTTTTTCTTCCCGGTTGCCAACAAATTGCGGGGCATCCTGCGGGAACGCACCCGTTATGAAGACATGATGATCGACGGCATCATAGCCATTGCCGAAGGTGAGAACCCCAAGTCCATCGAACTGCGGCTGCGGGGCTTCCTGTGA